A genomic region of Caulobacter vibrioides contains the following coding sequences:
- a CDS encoding SapC family protein produces the protein MTTTQSAGEITGNVLFYHAPEPLNREQHAKLALVHKDKPYAFAAAGTAVPLTVSEFAPAALTFPVIFAGDDRVPLAVMGLNQQENLFIGADGSIEPNVYIPAYIRRYPFVLANDDTQDRLIVCIDRSSDLLTEQGQTPLFDAKGEPTEYTQNCIKFCDDFEVERRRTDSFVQILKDNDLFELKKATFQPTDEAGAPVGEPVTVAEYFGVSEEKLNGLSAEKLKELQENGALAQIYAHLVSLLGWDRLINKTMMKQAEAANLN, from the coding sequence ATGACAACGACCCAGTCCGCCGGCGAAATCACCGGAAACGTCCTGTTCTACCACGCGCCTGAGCCGCTGAACCGCGAACAGCACGCCAAGCTCGCGCTCGTCCACAAGGACAAGCCGTACGCGTTCGCCGCCGCTGGCACGGCCGTTCCGCTGACCGTCTCGGAATTCGCTCCCGCCGCCCTGACCTTCCCGGTGATCTTCGCCGGCGATGATCGCGTGCCGCTGGCGGTGATGGGCCTGAACCAGCAAGAAAACCTGTTCATCGGCGCGGATGGTTCGATCGAGCCGAACGTCTACATCCCGGCCTATATCCGCCGTTATCCGTTCGTGCTGGCCAATGACGACACCCAGGACCGCCTGATCGTCTGCATCGACCGCAGCAGCGACCTGCTGACCGAGCAAGGCCAAACCCCGCTGTTCGACGCCAAGGGCGAGCCGACCGAATACACCCAGAACTGCATCAAGTTCTGCGACGACTTCGAGGTCGAGCGTCGCCGCACCGACTCGTTCGTCCAGATCCTGAAGGACAACGACCTGTTCGAGCTGAAGAAGGCCACCTTCCAGCCGACCGACGAAGCCGGCGCTCCGGTCGGCGAGCCGGTCACCGTCGCCGAGTACTTCGGCGTGTCGGAAGAGAAGCTGAACGGCCTGTCGGCCGAGAAGCTGAAGGAACTGCAAGAGAACGGCGCCCTGGCCCAGATCTATGCGCACCTCGTTTCGCTGCTCGGCTGGGACCGCCTGATCAACAAGACGATGATGAAGCAGGCCGAAGCCGCGAACCTGAACTAA
- a CDS encoding TonB-dependent receptor plug domain-containing protein, with amino-acid sequence MMTKTMLLASAAAILLAGAAQAADLTPEQVAAQAEAAQRGVLIFQPDFFAAQRPNTALEMVQRVPGFSVQDGSGARGFEGAVGNILINGARPASKNDTGSNVLSRTQANRVERIELIRGGAPGVDMQGYSVVVNVILKKGANRQSILTWNTSQFDGGRDLYGGSYQFTATNGDKSWGVTLSDGIGSSDSNGPGTNIRRDGTGKILRDEKFLNDSWGGGRSIRGNYSAPLAGGKIEATARFGVNDWNQWQTLTSAIAERRSNYVDDEQSGELGLTYTRPLAPNWALETRAIHSFENFESASTSDETLNGVKAAQQRFTAEGDSGESIFRAQLRHDWSKAITVETGGEVAYNMLDVKQAYSVGGAAVPLPSASVKVEELRGEAFSKATWRVNPRLTLEGGLRLETSTIKQSGDAQNEKSFFYAKPRFLATWTPVANNQLRFRFERELGQLDFEDFAASSDLEDGNVYGGNVELKPEQRWISEIGYERRFWGEGIIALTYRHDEIIGVIDRLPLPGGLSAVGNIGDATLDRLSLNIVVPTDKLGIKGGRFTFKNDWNETHVKDPTTGKDRPISGVRPTQANIGFQQDLTKYKTQWGINWLPLLGQGTYDVDQTSVWRGAQYYEAFAEYKPTPTLAIRAQLNLWDDFSIRRTVFANRGPSRAVAFVEDRAINPRTFMSFRVRKTF; translated from the coding sequence GTGATGACCAAGACCATGCTTCTGGCCAGCGCGGCCGCCATTCTGCTGGCCGGCGCCGCCCAGGCCGCCGACCTGACGCCCGAGCAAGTCGCCGCACAGGCCGAAGCCGCCCAGCGGGGCGTGTTGATCTTCCAGCCCGATTTCTTCGCCGCTCAACGTCCCAACACCGCGCTGGAGATGGTGCAGCGCGTGCCCGGCTTTTCGGTGCAGGACGGCAGCGGCGCCCGGGGTTTCGAGGGCGCGGTCGGCAACATCCTGATCAATGGGGCTCGCCCGGCCTCCAAGAACGACACGGGCAGCAATGTGCTTTCGCGCACCCAGGCCAACCGGGTCGAGCGGATCGAGTTGATCCGTGGCGGCGCGCCGGGCGTCGATATGCAGGGCTACTCGGTCGTCGTGAACGTGATCCTGAAGAAGGGCGCCAACCGCCAGTCGATCCTGACCTGGAACACCAGCCAGTTCGACGGCGGCCGTGATCTCTACGGCGGCAGCTATCAGTTCACCGCCACGAACGGCGACAAGAGCTGGGGCGTGACGCTGAGCGACGGCATCGGCAGCAGCGACTCCAATGGTCCGGGGACGAACATTCGTCGCGACGGAACCGGCAAGATCCTTCGCGACGAGAAATTCCTGAACGATAGCTGGGGCGGCGGGCGCAGCATCCGGGGCAACTATTCGGCGCCCCTGGCCGGCGGCAAGATCGAAGCGACGGCCCGCTTTGGCGTCAACGACTGGAATCAGTGGCAGACCCTGACCTCGGCGATCGCCGAGCGTCGCAGCAACTACGTCGATGACGAGCAGTCGGGGGAGCTGGGCCTGACCTACACCCGCCCGCTGGCGCCCAACTGGGCCCTGGAGACGCGGGCCATCCACAGCTTCGAAAACTTCGAAAGCGCCTCGACCAGCGACGAAACGCTGAACGGGGTCAAGGCGGCGCAGCAGCGCTTCACCGCCGAGGGCGACAGCGGCGAGTCGATCTTCCGCGCCCAGCTCCGCCACGACTGGAGCAAGGCCATCACCGTCGAGACCGGCGGCGAGGTGGCCTACAACATGCTGGATGTGAAGCAGGCCTATTCGGTCGGGGGCGCCGCCGTGCCGCTGCCCAGCGCCTCGGTCAAGGTCGAGGAACTGCGCGGCGAGGCCTTCTCCAAGGCCACCTGGCGGGTCAATCCGCGCCTGACCCTGGAAGGCGGCTTGCGCCTGGAGACCTCGACGATCAAGCAGTCGGGCGACGCGCAGAACGAGAAGAGCTTCTTCTACGCCAAGCCTCGCTTCCTCGCGACCTGGACGCCTGTGGCCAACAACCAGCTGCGCTTCCGCTTCGAGCGGGAGCTGGGTCAGTTGGACTTCGAAGACTTCGCCGCCTCCTCGGACCTGGAGGACGGCAATGTCTACGGCGGCAATGTCGAGCTGAAGCCCGAGCAGCGCTGGATCAGCGAGATCGGCTATGAGCGACGCTTCTGGGGTGAGGGCATCATCGCCCTCACCTACCGCCACGACGAGATCATCGGGGTGATCGACCGCCTGCCGCTGCCCGGCGGCCTGTCGGCGGTGGGCAATATCGGCGACGCGACCCTGGATCGTCTGAGCCTTAATATTGTGGTGCCGACCGACAAGCTCGGCATCAAGGGCGGCCGCTTCACCTTCAAGAACGACTGGAACGAGACCCATGTGAAGGATCCCACGACCGGCAAGGATCGCCCGATCTCCGGCGTGCGCCCGACCCAGGCCAATATCGGCTTCCAGCAGGACCTGACCAAGTACAAGACCCAGTGGGGCATCAACTGGCTACCGCTGCTGGGCCAGGGCACCTATGACGTTGACCAGACCAGCGTCTGGCGCGGCGCCCAGTACTACGAGGCCTTCGCCGAGTATAAGCCCACCCCGACCTTGGCGATCCGCGCCCAGCTGAACCTGTGGGACGACTTCAGCATCCGCCGCACCGTCTTCGCCAACCGCGGCCCGAGCCGGGCGGTCGCCTTCGTCGAGGACCGCGCGATCAATCCCCGCACCTTCATGAGCTTCCGGGTGCGCAAGACGTTCTAG
- a CDS encoding TonB-dependent receptor translates to MLRRVALSAASLLVLAATTTAHAADAVAPAAQTEDAEVSKVIVTAAPYAVSADALTASVAVLDRTDLDLAAPKGLGDALAGLPGVRSTTFGAGASRPVVRGLAGPRVQVLTNGVGQIDASALSPDHQVATDPGEAERIEVLRGPAALVYGGSAIGGVVNIIDDRIASRQPTDGMSGRLLASRGTGDDSYALSGAIHATVGPMVLTLDALKRESKDYKIPVYPESDRQLALEGETAEGGAGRLENSAVDLEAFGAGLSYVGDKGFVGMSIKRTDSTYGVPGHAHEHEGEAEAGHEEESAVTIGLKQTRIDLRGEYDAAFGPFAKLRFSGGHADYTHTEFEGDAVGTKFTSDGYEGRLELVQAERGGWKGAVGVQALRRNFDAIGDEAYVPKTKITEFGAFTQQRLERDGYGYEGGLRIDMRELDSLKGKADFTNLSGSVGAFWRPSAETFFGLALSRSSRAPTESELFAEGPHAATRGFEIGDAKLKEETATSLEATLHYGGERVSGDLHLFVARYDGFIDLRPTGAEADGLAVYRYVQTDAEFRGFEAELAYRVWTDGQRSVNLHAGADFVRGSSDLGPPARIPPYSLSLKAAYEAPMWSGDVEVRRTGGQDRVAELELPTDGYTVLNATLAWKPAGNARVRLFLDGRNLTNEEVREHVSFLKDIAPSPGRQVRAGVALRF, encoded by the coding sequence ATGCTTCGTCGCGTCGCCCTCTCCGCCGCGAGCCTCCTCGTGCTCGCCGCCACCACCACCGCCCACGCTGCGGACGCCGTCGCGCCGGCGGCTCAGACTGAGGACGCCGAGGTCTCGAAAGTCATCGTCACCGCCGCGCCCTACGCGGTCTCGGCCGACGCCCTGACCGCTAGCGTCGCGGTGCTGGATCGCACAGACCTCGACCTCGCAGCGCCCAAGGGCTTGGGCGACGCGCTCGCCGGCCTTCCCGGCGTGCGGTCGACGACCTTTGGCGCAGGCGCCAGCCGCCCGGTGGTCCGGGGGCTGGCCGGTCCTCGGGTGCAGGTGCTGACCAACGGTGTCGGCCAGATCGACGCCAGCGCGCTGTCGCCAGATCACCAGGTCGCCACCGATCCTGGTGAAGCCGAACGGATCGAAGTGCTGCGTGGTCCGGCGGCGCTCGTCTACGGCGGCTCGGCGATCGGCGGCGTGGTCAATATCATCGACGACCGGATCGCCAGCCGCCAGCCGACCGACGGCATGAGCGGGCGGCTGCTGGCGTCCCGTGGGACGGGTGACGACAGCTATGCGCTGTCCGGCGCGATCCACGCCACGGTCGGCCCGATGGTTCTGACGCTCGACGCTCTCAAGCGCGAGAGCAAGGACTACAAGATCCCGGTCTATCCGGAGTCGGACCGTCAGTTGGCCCTCGAGGGCGAGACGGCCGAGGGCGGCGCTGGCCGCCTGGAAAACAGCGCGGTTGATCTGGAGGCGTTCGGCGCGGGCCTCTCCTATGTCGGCGACAAGGGCTTTGTCGGCATGTCGATCAAGCGCACCGACTCCACCTACGGCGTTCCGGGCCACGCCCATGAGCACGAGGGCGAGGCGGAGGCCGGGCACGAGGAGGAAAGCGCGGTCACCATCGGTCTGAAGCAGACGCGTATCGACCTGCGGGGCGAGTACGACGCCGCCTTCGGCCCCTTCGCCAAGCTGCGGTTCTCCGGTGGTCATGCCGACTACACCCACACCGAGTTCGAGGGCGACGCGGTTGGCACCAAGTTCACCTCGGACGGCTATGAGGGCCGCCTGGAGCTGGTTCAGGCCGAGCGCGGCGGGTGGAAGGGCGCGGTGGGCGTCCAAGCCCTGCGTCGCAACTTCGACGCCATAGGCGACGAGGCCTATGTGCCCAAGACCAAGATCACCGAGTTCGGCGCGTTCACCCAGCAGCGCCTCGAACGCGATGGCTACGGCTACGAGGGCGGTCTGCGCATTGATATGCGCGAGCTCGACAGCCTGAAAGGCAAGGCCGACTTCACCAACCTGTCGGGCTCGGTCGGCGCGTTCTGGCGCCCGAGCGCCGAGACCTTCTTCGGCTTGGCCCTTTCGCGCTCCAGCCGCGCCCCGACCGAGTCGGAGTTGTTCGCCGAAGGGCCCCATGCGGCGACGCGCGGATTTGAGATCGGCGACGCAAAGCTGAAGGAAGAGACCGCCACGTCGCTTGAGGCGACGCTGCACTATGGCGGCGAGCGGGTTTCGGGCGATCTGCACCTCTTTGTCGCCCGCTATGACGGCTTCATCGATCTGCGACCGACGGGCGCCGAAGCGGATGGTCTTGCCGTCTATCGCTACGTCCAGACCGACGCCGAATTCCGCGGGTTCGAAGCCGAGCTCGCCTACCGCGTCTGGACCGACGGCCAGCGGTCGGTGAACCTGCACGCGGGTGCGGACTTTGTTCGCGGTTCCTCCGACCTCGGGCCGCCCGCAAGAATCCCGCCCTACTCGCTGTCGCTGAAGGCGGCGTACGAAGCGCCGATGTGGTCGGGCGATGTGGAGGTGCGCCGCACGGGCGGCCAGGACCGCGTCGCGGAGCTGGAGCTGCCGACCGACGGCTACACGGTGCTCAACGCCACCCTGGCCTGGAAGCCGGCCGGTAATGCGCGCGTGCGCCTGTTCCTGGACGGCCGCAACCTGACGAACGAGGAGGTGCGTGAGCACGTCTCGTTCCTGAAGGACATCGCCCCGTCGCCGGGCCGTCAGGTTCGCGCAGGCGTCGCGCTACGCTTCTAA
- a CDS encoding thioredoxin family protein, translating into MSITRRLVAAALPLTALVPAVAHARPAPDFTAIDADGKTRSLSEFRGKTVVLEWTNEGCPYVRKHYSGNMQGLQQAARADGVVWLTIASSAPGKQGHFADGAAAKAWMNAKGAKPTALLLDGDSKVATLYKAKTTPHMFVIDKTGAVVYEGAIDDKPTNKVEDVQGAKNLVAAALTDLKSGRKVGTAFVTPYGCSVKYKDA; encoded by the coding sequence ATGTCGATCACGCGCCGCCTTGTGGCCGCCGCCCTGCCGCTGACCGCTCTTGTTCCCGCCGTCGCTCATGCCCGTCCCGCGCCCGATTTCACGGCGATCGACGCCGACGGCAAGACGCGGTCGCTGTCGGAGTTTCGCGGCAAGACCGTGGTCCTGGAGTGGACCAATGAGGGCTGCCCCTATGTTCGCAAGCACTATTCCGGGAACATGCAGGGCCTGCAGCAGGCCGCGCGCGCCGACGGCGTGGTCTGGCTGACCATCGCGTCGTCCGCGCCCGGCAAGCAGGGCCACTTCGCGGACGGGGCCGCCGCCAAGGCCTGGATGAACGCCAAGGGCGCCAAGCCCACGGCCTTGCTGCTCGACGGCGATAGCAAGGTCGCCACGCTCTACAAGGCCAAGACCACGCCCCACATGTTCGTCATCGATAAGACCGGCGCGGTGGTCTACGAGGGCGCGATCGACGACAAGCCGACCAACAAGGTCGAGGATGTCCAGGGTGCCAAAAACCTCGTGGCCGCCGCCCTCACCGACCTGAAGTCGGGCCGCAAGGTCGGCACCGCGTTCGTCACGCCCTATGGCTGCTCGGTGAAGTACAAGGACGCCTAA
- the pgi gene encoding glucose-6-phosphate isomerase: MADLDAAWTRLEAAAKAAGDKRIVEFFDAEPGRLEALTLDVAGLHLDLSKQAWDEAGLEAALDLAHAADVEGARARMFGGEAINSSEGRAVLHTALRAPAGADVKALGQPVMAEVEAVRQRMKVFAEAVRSGAIKGATGKPFKAILHIGIGGSDLGPRLLWDALRPIKPSIDLRFVANVDGAEFALTTADMDPEETLVMVVSKTFTTQETMANAGAARAWLVGALGEQGASQHLAAISTALDKTAAFGVPDERVFGFWDWVGGRYSLWSSVSLSVAVAAGWDAFQGFLDGGAAMDAHFRTAPLEKNAPVLVALAQIFNRNGLDRRARSVVPYAHRLRQLASFLQQLEMESNGKSVGPDGKPAQRGTATVVFGDEGTNVQHAYFQCMHQGTDITPMELIGVAQSDEGPAGMHEKLLSNLLAQAEAFMVGRTTDDVVAELKAKGVSDAEIATLAPQRTFAGNRPSTLVLLDRLTPQTFGALIALYEHKTFVEGVIWGINSFDQWGVELGKVMANRILPELESGAAGDHDPSTAVLIARLKK, from the coding sequence ATGGCCGATCTCGACGCCGCCTGGACCCGCCTGGAAGCCGCCGCCAAGGCCGCGGGCGACAAGCGCATCGTCGAGTTCTTCGACGCCGAGCCGGGGCGCCTTGAGGCCCTGACCCTGGATGTCGCGGGTTTGCACCTGGATCTCTCCAAGCAGGCCTGGGACGAGGCGGGTCTCGAAGCCGCGCTCGATCTCGCCCACGCGGCCGATGTCGAGGGCGCGCGCGCCCGCATGTTCGGCGGCGAGGCGATCAATTCGTCCGAGGGCCGCGCGGTGCTGCACACGGCCCTGCGCGCCCCTGCGGGCGCCGATGTGAAGGCCCTGGGCCAGCCGGTGATGGCCGAGGTCGAGGCCGTCCGCCAGCGGATGAAGGTCTTCGCCGAGGCCGTGCGCTCGGGCGCGATCAAGGGCGCGACTGGCAAGCCGTTCAAGGCCATCCTGCACATCGGCATCGGCGGATCGGACCTGGGCCCCCGCCTGCTGTGGGACGCCTTGCGGCCGATCAAGCCGTCGATCGACCTGCGCTTCGTGGCCAATGTCGACGGCGCCGAGTTCGCCCTGACGACCGCCGACATGGACCCGGAAGAGACCCTGGTCATGGTGGTCTCCAAGACCTTCACGACCCAGGAGACCATGGCCAACGCCGGCGCCGCGCGCGCCTGGCTGGTGGGGGCTCTGGGCGAGCAGGGCGCCAGCCAGCATCTGGCCGCCATCTCCACGGCGCTCGACAAGACCGCTGCCTTCGGCGTGCCGGACGAACGGGTGTTCGGTTTCTGGGACTGGGTCGGCGGCCGCTATTCGCTGTGGTCGTCGGTCAGCCTTTCGGTGGCCGTCGCAGCGGGCTGGGACGCGTTCCAGGGCTTCCTGGACGGCGGCGCGGCCATGGACGCGCATTTCCGCACGGCCCCTCTGGAGAAGAACGCGCCGGTGCTGGTGGCCCTGGCCCAGATCTTCAATCGCAATGGCCTGGACCGCCGGGCCCGCTCGGTTGTGCCGTACGCGCACCGCCTGCGCCAACTGGCTTCGTTCCTCCAGCAGCTGGAGATGGAGAGCAACGGCAAGTCGGTCGGTCCCGACGGCAAGCCCGCCCAGCGCGGGACGGCCACGGTGGTGTTCGGCGACGAGGGCACCAATGTCCAGCACGCCTATTTCCAGTGCATGCACCAGGGGACCGACATCACGCCGATGGAGTTGATCGGCGTCGCTCAGTCGGACGAAGGCCCGGCTGGCATGCACGAAAAGCTGCTCTCGAACCTGCTGGCTCAGGCCGAGGCCTTTATGGTTGGGCGGACCACGGACGATGTCGTGGCCGAGCTGAAGGCCAAGGGCGTGTCCGACGCCGAGATCGCCACCCTGGCCCCGCAGCGGACCTTCGCCGGCAACCGGCCCTCGACCCTGGTGCTGCTGGACCGCCTGACGCCGCAGACCTTCGGCGCCCTGATCGCGCTCTATGAGCACAAGACCTTCGTCGAGGGCGTGATCTGGGGGATCAATTCCTTCGACCAGTGGGGCGTCGAGCTGGGCAAGGTGATGGCGAACCGCATCCTGCCGGAGCTGGAGAGCGGCGCGGCGGGCGACCATGATCCGTCGACTGCGGTCTTGATCGCCCGTCTCAAAAAGTAG
- a CDS encoding YjhX family toxin: protein MNIPKTQQRTLHALAQGGRIELERDETGRIVSADCLTRDGWSLTDCTVAVFQSLRRKRLIASHEGGPYRITRLGLANLRAQLDNRVGAKAW, encoded by the coding sequence TTGAACATCCCAAAGACGCAGCAACGCACGCTGCACGCACTGGCCCAAGGCGGCCGCATCGAACTCGAACGCGACGAGACGGGTCGGATCGTCTCGGCGGACTGCCTCACCCGCGACGGCTGGTCGCTGACCGACTGTACGGTCGCGGTGTTTCAGTCGCTAAGGCGCAAGCGTCTGATCGCCAGCCATGAGGGTGGTCCCTACCGGATCACTCGGCTGGGTCTCGCCAATCTCCGCGCCCAACTCGACAACCGGGTGGGCGCCAAGGCCTGGTGA
- a CDS encoding DUF1353 domain-containing protein encodes MSRSRTALALIGAALLASACATQTSTTVFVPVVAPTPPSSLTPQPIMLFNQTKDGRKLFTLDAEFPYCDVETGKVIVVPRWYVTDFASVPWYGQAFIDPQGPTARAAIVHDWLYTIGEPGKREEADQIFLRAMLKYGVQPFQANIAYQAVRLGGEKGYGLPTDWRFVDPKRQDLVQPPPFAKPRAGLVRYLPKCQGFNALIQAGWRAYPIKTAPVNVPPPVVVTKTPLDQVKAKLPFGGDKKK; translated from the coding sequence ATGTCCCGTTCGAGAACCGCCCTAGCCCTGATCGGCGCCGCCCTGCTGGCGAGCGCGTGCGCGACACAGACGAGCACGACTGTCTTTGTGCCTGTGGTGGCGCCGACGCCGCCGAGCTCGCTGACGCCGCAGCCGATCATGCTGTTCAACCAGACCAAGGACGGCCGCAAGCTGTTCACGCTGGACGCCGAGTTCCCCTACTGCGACGTCGAGACCGGCAAGGTGATCGTGGTGCCGCGCTGGTACGTGACCGATTTCGCCAGCGTGCCCTGGTACGGTCAGGCCTTCATCGATCCGCAAGGCCCGACGGCGCGCGCCGCCATCGTCCACGACTGGCTCTATACGATCGGCGAGCCCGGCAAGCGCGAGGAGGCCGACCAGATCTTCCTGCGCGCCATGCTCAAGTACGGCGTCCAGCCTTTCCAGGCGAATATCGCCTATCAGGCGGTCCGCCTCGGGGGCGAGAAGGGCTACGGCCTGCCGACCGACTGGCGCTTCGTGGACCCCAAGCGGCAAGATCTGGTCCAGCCGCCGCCGTTCGCCAAGCCGCGCGCGGGCCTGGTGCGCTACCTGCCCAAGTGCCAGGGGTTCAACGCCCTGATCCAGGCCGGCTGGCGCGCCTATCCGATCAAGACCGCGCCGGTGAACGTGCCGCCGCCGGTGGTCGTCACCAAGACGCCCCTCGATCAGGTCAAGGCCAAGCTGCCATTCGGCGGCGACAAGAAGAAGTAG
- a CDS encoding protein-disulfide reductase DsbD family protein codes for MFLKKAVLALQALLMAALLGGPALAGPVVNSGHIESELVAQETGIAPGGTIYVALRQKIMPGWHTYWRNPGDAGEPTKITWTLPEGWRAGDMVWPTPQKAKLGPLLDYAYKGEVLIPVPITASADAKPGTTLSLTADVFYLVCEQICIPEEAKLSLLLPVVAGAPSPDPKWGAVIGKVLAEAPKPAGLKAVFKLEGQALKLAVIGGPLTGADMAGAYFYPYSSKVIEHAAEQAIERGPEGLTLTLKPGYDFVGGGTPPTELVGVLATKAGAWEVTATVGDPPPQASGLGAPPAEAAPATGLAGGLAGALLFAFLGGLILNLMPCVFPVLSMKAASLAGHAHEATKARVQGLAFLVGVVATFLALAGALLAVRAGGAAVGWGFQLQSPLVIAGLALLMLLVALNMSSVFEIGTSVQGVGAGASSKGGVTGAFFTGALAVVVAAPCTAPFMAGALGYALTQPTVVALGVFLALALGFAAPFVAVTFIPGALKLLPRPGGWMEVLKKGLAFPMYGAALWLVWVFAQQAGPIALGQLLVAGVLAAFGAWLYGLAQARRAMGKGSAVSMILGLLAVIGALGLAAAAALSAKPPTAASAASAAEASTPSGPGLTAEVWSPEKVKALQAEGRPILVDFTAAWCVTCQVNEKVALSGPKVAEAFKAQNAVLLKADWTNRDPVIAKALGEFNRVGVPLYLVYPKNGGAPVILPQLLTEGMVIEAIEKAGA; via the coding sequence ATGTTCCTGAAGAAAGCCGTCCTCGCCCTGCAAGCCTTGCTGATGGCGGCCTTGCTCGGTGGTCCAGCCCTCGCGGGGCCGGTCGTGAACTCGGGCCATATCGAATCTGAGCTGGTGGCCCAAGAGACCGGCATCGCGCCCGGGGGTACGATCTATGTCGCGCTCCGGCAAAAGATCATGCCGGGCTGGCATACCTACTGGCGCAATCCCGGCGACGCCGGGGAGCCGACCAAGATCACCTGGACCCTGCCGGAGGGTTGGCGCGCCGGGGACATGGTTTGGCCGACGCCGCAGAAGGCCAAGCTCGGACCGTTGCTCGACTACGCCTACAAGGGCGAGGTGCTGATCCCGGTCCCGATCACGGCGTCGGCCGACGCCAAACCGGGCACGACGCTCAGCCTCACCGCCGATGTCTTCTATCTGGTCTGCGAGCAGATCTGCATTCCCGAGGAAGCCAAGCTGTCGCTGCTTCTGCCGGTGGTCGCCGGGGCGCCGTCGCCTGACCCCAAATGGGGCGCCGTCATTGGCAAGGTGCTGGCCGAGGCCCCCAAGCCCGCCGGCCTCAAGGCGGTCTTCAAGCTTGAGGGACAGGCGTTGAAGCTGGCCGTCATCGGCGGCCCGCTGACGGGCGCCGACATGGCGGGCGCCTATTTCTATCCTTACTCGTCGAAGGTCATCGAACACGCCGCCGAGCAGGCGATCGAGCGGGGACCCGAAGGGCTGACCCTCACGCTGAAGCCCGGCTATGACTTCGTCGGAGGCGGTACGCCCCCGACCGAACTCGTCGGAGTGCTGGCGACCAAGGCCGGCGCCTGGGAAGTGACCGCGACCGTCGGCGATCCGCCACCGCAGGCCTCGGGACTGGGCGCGCCGCCGGCGGAAGCTGCGCCCGCAACGGGTCTCGCCGGCGGCCTCGCCGGGGCGCTGCTGTTCGCCTTCCTGGGCGGGCTGATCCTCAATCTGATGCCTTGCGTCTTCCCGGTGCTGTCGATGAAGGCGGCCAGCCTGGCGGGTCACGCCCATGAGGCGACCAAGGCGCGCGTCCAGGGCCTGGCCTTCCTGGTCGGCGTCGTGGCCACCTTCCTGGCCCTCGCCGGCGCGCTATTAGCGGTTCGCGCCGGTGGCGCGGCGGTGGGCTGGGGCTTCCAGCTGCAGTCGCCTCTGGTCATCGCCGGCCTGGCGCTGTTGATGCTGCTGGTGGCCCTGAACATGTCCAGCGTCTTCGAGATCGGGACGTCTGTGCAGGGCGTCGGCGCCGGCGCCTCGTCGAAAGGTGGCGTCACCGGGGCCTTTTTCACCGGCGCGCTCGCGGTCGTGGTGGCCGCGCCCTGCACTGCGCCGTTCATGGCGGGCGCCCTGGGTTACGCGCTCACCCAACCAACCGTCGTCGCCCTAGGGGTCTTTCTGGCCTTGGCGCTGGGCTTCGCCGCCCCGTTCGTGGCGGTCACCTTCATTCCCGGCGCCTTGAAGCTGCTGCCGCGTCCTGGCGGCTGGATGGAGGTGCTGAAGAAGGGTCTGGCGTTCCCGATGTATGGCGCGGCGTTGTGGCTCGTCTGGGTGTTCGCCCAACAGGCGGGGCCGATCGCGCTGGGCCAACTGCTGGTCGCGGGCGTCCTGGCGGCGTTCGGCGCGTGGCTCTACGGCCTGGCGCAGGCGCGCCGCGCGATGGGCAAGGGTTCAGCAGTGTCGATGATCCTGGGCCTGCTGGCGGTGATCGGCGCGCTCGGCCTCGCCGCCGCCGCCGCCTTGTCCGCCAAGCCTCCGACCGCCGCCTCCGCCGCCTCCGCCGCCGAAGCCTCGACGCCGAGCGGTCCGGGCCTGACGGCGGAAGTCTGGTCGCCCGAGAAGGTCAAGGCGCTGCAGGCCGAAGGCCGTCCGATCCTCGTGGACTTCACCGCCGCCTGGTGCGTGACCTGCCAGGTCAATGAGAAGGTCGCGCTTTCCGGTCCCAAGGTCGCCGAGGCCTTCAAGGCCCAGAACGCGGTGCTGTTGAAGGCGGACTGGACCAATCGCGACCCGGTCATCGCCAAGGCGCTGGGCGAGTTCAACCGCGTCGGCGTGCCCCTGTACCTCGTCTACCCGAAGAACGGCGGCGCGCCGGTTATCCTGCCCCAGTTGCTGACCGAGGGCATGGTGATCGAGGCGATCGAGAAGGCTGGGGCTTAG
- a CDS encoding acyl dehydratase encodes MPAAFDDIEIGQVVSLGTRAVDAKALDAFIAAFTPGWPVENGAPDGMIFAIWTRLDSEASAAWPQTKRLGVDALRWMRNPPVGELLRGRMTVMGKDPVGEGKGIVIAQHDLLDEAGRLVFSCLTRSIFAR; translated from the coding sequence ATGCCCGCCGCCTTCGACGATATCGAGATCGGTCAGGTTGTCTCGCTCGGCACCCGCGCGGTCGACGCCAAGGCCTTGGACGCCTTCATCGCCGCCTTCACGCCCGGCTGGCCGGTGGAAAACGGCGCGCCCGACGGCATGATCTTCGCGATCTGGACCAGGCTCGATAGCGAAGCCAGCGCGGCCTGGCCTCAGACCAAGCGCCTGGGCGTCGACGCCCTGCGCTGGATGCGCAACCCGCCCGTGGGCGAGCTGCTGCGCGGCCGCATGACGGTGATGGGCAAGGACCCGGTCGGCGAGGGCAAGGGCATCGTCATCGCCCAGCACGACCTGCTCGACGAGGCCGGCCGCCTGGTCTTCTCGTGCCTGACGCGCAGCATCTTCGCCCGCTGA